The Corallococcus caeni genome includes a region encoding these proteins:
- a CDS encoding YhjD/YihY/BrkB family envelope integrity protein produces the protein MSWRVRRPLVRARAWALQTAARVWAPIGATSGGRFAADIFFAGRTVARGFMGENLRLRAAALTYISMFSLVPLLTVGIVLLRTLHQEQFQRKLRFVISEVLAPGVSEESAALLDRFLHPGDSIAVGSVGFLAVLLSAGSLLRHIDGAVNELWGIRRQRPWLTRLSIYAGLLLLGPIFLAISFSGTGRVRVLLQTYAPSAPLFIAVGTTLIAMGSLTLLYLWTPYAHVRVRSALAGGLVAGLGWMLAKQVYAEFAARSFLYNPLYASLGALPLFLAWVYVSWLVMLFGARLSYAVEHVSFRGSLFAFGSHPRAHELVGARVAQDVTLCWVDGLTPPLPRELATRLRVPESLVHEVVDRMVEARLLERARRGGLRPAKDPAELTLADLTLAVHGVMITGGPETWTGPKAPGFEQFEPLFQAADCAGVDLLRRTRWLDLVTPLRPGLLAPPAPEAPKAAVGGGNP, from the coding sequence CTGTCCTGGCGCGTCCGGCGGCCCCTGGTCCGGGCACGGGCCTGGGCGCTCCAGACAGCGGCCCGCGTGTGGGCGCCCATCGGGGCCACGTCGGGAGGCCGCTTCGCGGCGGACATCTTCTTCGCGGGGCGCACCGTGGCGCGCGGCTTCATGGGTGAGAACCTGCGCCTGCGCGCCGCCGCGCTCACGTACATCAGCATGTTCTCGCTGGTGCCGCTGCTGACCGTGGGCATCGTGCTGCTGCGCACGCTCCACCAGGAGCAGTTCCAGCGGAAGCTGCGCTTCGTCATCTCCGAGGTGTTGGCGCCGGGAGTCAGCGAGGAGTCCGCCGCCCTGCTCGACCGGTTCCTGCACCCGGGCGACTCCATCGCGGTGGGCAGCGTGGGCTTCCTCGCGGTGCTGCTGTCAGCGGGCTCGCTGTTGCGCCACATCGACGGCGCGGTGAACGAGCTGTGGGGCATCCGGCGCCAGCGCCCGTGGCTGACGCGCCTGTCCATCTACGCGGGGCTGCTGCTGCTGGGTCCTATCTTCCTGGCCATCTCCTTCTCGGGCACGGGCCGGGTCCGCGTGCTCCTGCAGACCTACGCGCCCTCCGCGCCGCTGTTCATCGCCGTGGGCACCACGCTCATCGCCATGGGCAGCCTGACGCTGCTGTACCTCTGGACGCCCTACGCCCACGTGCGCGTGCGCTCGGCGCTGGCGGGGGGACTGGTGGCGGGCCTGGGCTGGATGCTGGCGAAGCAGGTGTACGCCGAGTTCGCCGCGCGCAGCTTCCTCTACAACCCGCTCTACGCGTCGCTGGGCGCCCTGCCCCTGTTCCTCGCCTGGGTGTACGTGAGCTGGCTGGTGATGCTGTTCGGCGCCCGGCTGTCCTACGCGGTGGAGCACGTCTCCTTCCGGGGCTCCCTCTTCGCCTTCGGCAGCCACCCGCGCGCGCACGAGCTGGTGGGCGCACGCGTCGCCCAGGACGTCACCCTGTGCTGGGTGGATGGGCTCACGCCCCCCCTGCCGCGCGAGCTGGCCACGCGGCTTCGCGTGCCGGAGTCGCTGGTGCACGAGGTGGTGGACCGGATGGTGGAAGCCCGCCTGCTGGAGCGCGCGCGACGGGGCGGCCTGCGCCCGGCGAAGGACCCCGCGGAGCTCACGCTCGCGGACCTCACGCTCGCGGTGCACGGGGTGATGATCACCGGCGGCCCAGAGACCTGGACGGGCCCCAAGGCCCCGGGCTTCGAACAGTTCGAGCCCCTGTTCCAGGCGGCCGACTGTGCCGGGGTCGACCTGCTGCGCCGCACCCGGTGGTTGGACCTCGTGACACCGCTGCGCCCGGGGCTGCTCGCCCCGCCCGCCCCGGAGGCCCCCAAGGCAGCGGTCGGTGGCGGAAATCCGTAA
- a CDS encoding DUF3052 family protein, giving the protein MTPYALASLPAMLGIRSGTKVSVINPPRGFVQKLNPLPDGVEFLVTAQTGLDVILFFTSDATELVQRLPALSRATTLNGGIWVCWPAGEGVKTRLSEDFVRQAALDIGLVDNKICIIDETWTGLRLVRRPRGKLDKPEGRKQAPAQA; this is encoded by the coding sequence ATGACGCCCTACGCCCTGGCTTCCCTGCCGGCCATGCTGGGCATCCGGTCCGGCACCAAGGTTTCCGTCATCAACCCCCCGCGGGGCTTCGTGCAGAAGCTCAACCCGCTGCCGGACGGGGTGGAGTTCCTCGTCACGGCCCAGACGGGGCTGGACGTCATCCTCTTCTTCACCTCCGACGCCACGGAGCTGGTGCAGCGGCTGCCCGCGCTGTCGCGCGCCACCACCCTCAACGGCGGCATCTGGGTCTGCTGGCCCGCCGGCGAGGGCGTGAAGACGCGCCTGTCCGAGGACTTCGTGCGCCAGGCGGCGCTCGACATCGGCCTCGTGGACAACAAGATCTGCATCATCGACGAGACCTGGACCGGCCTGCGGCTGGTGCGCCGTCCGCGCGGCAAGCTGGACAAGCCGGAGGGGCGCAAGCAGGCCCCCGCCCAGGCCTGA
- the ligA gene encoding NAD-dependent DNA ligase LigA produces MDTFPKAEARARALRQELAHHNHRYYVLDAPEISDAQYDTLMRELQALEEKYPQLVTPDSPTQRVGGAAVEDFGQVVHTTQMLSLANIFDDAGLVEFDERIRKLTGLTQVGYVCEPKLDGLAISLRFEGGRFIQGATRGDGTTGEDVTANLRTIKSLPLELFPQDGVKVPRRLEVRGEVFIRKEDFRKLNEKREEEGESLFANPRNAAAGSLRQLDPKETAARPLSVYLYECVPGDGVPAFKSHTEKLEYLKTLGLPINRYQAAEGADGVRQRYDESLKGRHALPFEVDGMVVKVDDEDLRRRLGQVSKSPRWAVAYKFPPEEESTTVEDIGIQVGRTGALTPVAHLKPVKVGGVTVSRATLHNEDELRRKNVRKGDTVFVRRAGDVIPEIVSVVLSKRPEDSQPFTFPTHCPVCGAVAAKDEDGAIIRCTGASCPAQLVEKVRHFASRIAMDIEGLGDKLANQLVTSGQVKTFADVYALTRDSLLKLERMGEKSADNLLASIEGSKDTTQRRFLYSLGIRHVGDSTARALAEAFPDVKSLFTASLEDISRVKDVGPVMAQVIHTFFQEPQNQAAIQALLDAGVRPAPPAVATGGPFVGKTVVLTGTMAGLAREQAKEEIERRGGKVSGSVSRKTDFVVAGEDAGTKLKKAQELGVRILDEQAFLKLLEGDVRA; encoded by the coding sequence GTGGACACCTTCCCGAAAGCCGAAGCCCGCGCCCGAGCGCTCCGCCAGGAGCTGGCCCACCACAACCACCGCTACTACGTGCTGGACGCGCCGGAGATCAGCGACGCGCAGTACGACACGCTGATGCGTGAGCTCCAGGCGCTGGAGGAGAAGTACCCCCAGCTCGTCACGCCGGATTCGCCCACCCAGCGCGTGGGCGGCGCGGCGGTGGAGGACTTCGGGCAGGTGGTGCACACCACGCAGATGCTGTCCCTGGCGAACATCTTCGATGACGCCGGGCTGGTGGAGTTCGACGAGCGCATCCGCAAGCTGACCGGCCTCACGCAGGTGGGCTACGTGTGCGAGCCCAAGCTGGACGGCCTGGCCATCTCGCTGCGGTTCGAGGGCGGCCGCTTCATCCAGGGCGCCACGCGCGGCGACGGCACCACCGGCGAGGACGTCACGGCGAACCTGCGCACCATCAAGAGCCTGCCCCTGGAGCTGTTCCCCCAGGACGGCGTGAAGGTGCCCAGGCGGCTGGAGGTGCGCGGCGAGGTCTTCATCCGCAAGGAGGACTTCCGCAAGCTCAACGAGAAGCGCGAGGAGGAGGGCGAGTCGCTCTTCGCCAACCCGCGCAACGCCGCCGCGGGAAGCCTGCGCCAGCTGGACCCCAAGGAGACCGCCGCCCGGCCCCTGTCCGTCTACCTCTACGAATGCGTGCCCGGCGACGGCGTGCCCGCCTTCAAGTCGCACACGGAGAAGCTGGAGTACCTCAAGACGCTGGGCCTGCCCATCAACCGCTACCAGGCCGCGGAAGGGGCCGACGGGGTGCGCCAGCGCTACGACGAGTCCCTGAAGGGCCGCCACGCCCTGCCCTTCGAAGTGGACGGCATGGTGGTGAAGGTGGACGACGAGGACCTGCGCCGCCGCCTGGGCCAGGTGTCCAAGAGCCCGCGCTGGGCCGTGGCCTACAAGTTCCCGCCGGAGGAGGAGTCCACCACGGTGGAGGACATCGGCATCCAGGTGGGCCGCACGGGCGCGCTCACGCCGGTGGCGCACCTGAAGCCGGTGAAGGTGGGCGGCGTGACGGTGTCGCGCGCCACGCTGCACAACGAGGACGAGCTGCGCCGCAAGAACGTGCGCAAGGGCGACACCGTCTTCGTGCGCCGCGCGGGCGACGTGATTCCGGAGATCGTCTCCGTGGTGCTGTCCAAGCGCCCGGAGGACTCCCAGCCCTTCACCTTCCCCACCCACTGCCCGGTGTGCGGCGCGGTGGCGGCCAAGGACGAGGACGGCGCCATCATCCGCTGCACGGGCGCGTCCTGCCCCGCGCAGCTGGTGGAGAAGGTGCGCCACTTCGCCAGCCGCATCGCCATGGACATCGAGGGCCTGGGGGACAAGCTGGCCAACCAGCTCGTCACCTCCGGGCAGGTGAAGACGTTCGCGGACGTGTACGCGCTCACCCGGGACTCGCTGCTCAAGCTGGAGCGCATGGGGGAGAAGAGCGCGGACAACCTCCTGGCCTCCATCGAGGGCAGCAAGGACACCACCCAGCGCCGCTTCCTGTATTCGCTGGGCATCCGCCACGTGGGCGACTCCACGGCGCGCGCGCTGGCGGAGGCCTTCCCGGACGTGAAGTCGCTCTTCACGGCCAGCCTGGAGGACATCAGCCGGGTGAAGGACGTGGGCCCGGTGATGGCGCAGGTCATCCACACCTTCTTCCAGGAGCCCCAGAACCAGGCCGCCATCCAGGCCCTGCTGGACGCGGGGGTGCGGCCCGCGCCCCCGGCGGTCGCCACGGGCGGCCCCTTCGTGGGCAAGACGGTGGTGCTCACCGGCACCATGGCGGGGCTGGCGCGCGAGCAGGCCAAGGAGGAAATCGAACGGCGCGGGGGTAAGGTCTCCGGAAGTGTCTCGCGCAAGACCGATTTCGTCGTCGCCGGCGAGGACGCGGGCACCAAGCTGAAGAAGGCGCAGGAACTCGGGGTAAGAATCCTGGATGAGCAGGCGTTCCTGAAGCTGCTAGAAGGGGACGTCAGAGCATGA
- a CDS encoding flagellar biosynthesis protein FlhA, with protein MHPLMKVLLKARQSSDVVLAVAMAAVLGALIIPLPAWLLDVGLAVNLAAAVALLVAALNAKDALRVTSFPTLLLFTTLFRLSLNVSSTRLALSEGHAGEVIQAFGEFVVRGDYVVGAVVFAILTLVQLLVVTKGAERVAEVSARFTLDAMPGKQMSIDADLRAGAIDQTVARRRRRDLERESQMFGAMDGAMKFVKGDVVAGLVIVAVNLLGGTLIGVLQNGQSFSEAAATFALIAIGDGLVSQVPSLCIAVAAGLVVTRVASEKEEDSLGAEIGSQFFGDFRTLATVAGLCVALALMPGMPHMTFLVLAAGLGGLAYALRRKGQAPEKAQSKDGASTGAAVPAGAAGKPPESAKAPVGVTPLTLDLSAQLTPLAEADGGAFVHTVLNAVRDELFFELGVRIPGIRVRTHAAYLGPGEYRILLDEVPAGGGVVQPGALYALVPPGELAFLEVQAEAAVEPASGRPISRVGEGARSRLELAQVPLRKPSELIADHLRAVLRLRASALLGLQEVQGLLEGLEAQAPVLVKEALQKVPLPLLVDVLRRLVQEQVSIRDLRAILEALVAPTTEGDATALAERCRQALHRYLSHQFAPTGPLYAYLVDPEVEEVLRASGPRGPTPDPERIMEILEGVRHIANGGRAVLLTAPDIRRPLRKLCEGPFPDVAVLTYGELDGDLQIRPIGRLAPVAVGR; from the coding sequence ATGCACCCACTCATGAAGGTCCTGCTGAAGGCCCGTCAGTCCTCGGACGTCGTGCTCGCGGTGGCGATGGCGGCGGTCCTGGGAGCGCTCATCATCCCGCTGCCGGCGTGGCTCCTCGACGTGGGGCTCGCGGTGAACCTGGCCGCGGCGGTGGCGCTGCTGGTCGCGGCGTTGAACGCGAAGGACGCGCTGCGGGTGACGTCGTTCCCCACGTTGCTGCTCTTCACCACGCTGTTCCGGCTGTCGCTCAACGTGTCGTCCACGCGGCTGGCGCTCTCGGAGGGCCACGCGGGTGAGGTCATCCAGGCCTTCGGCGAGTTCGTGGTGCGAGGCGACTACGTGGTGGGCGCGGTGGTGTTCGCCATCCTCACGCTGGTGCAGCTGCTGGTGGTGACCAAGGGCGCCGAGCGCGTCGCGGAGGTGTCCGCCCGCTTCACGCTGGACGCGATGCCCGGCAAGCAGATGTCCATCGACGCGGACCTGCGCGCGGGCGCCATCGACCAGACGGTGGCCCGGCGGCGACGTCGCGACCTGGAGCGCGAGTCCCAGATGTTCGGCGCCATGGACGGCGCGATGAAGTTCGTGAAGGGCGACGTCGTCGCGGGCCTCGTCATCGTCGCGGTAAACCTGCTGGGCGGCACCCTCATCGGCGTGTTGCAGAACGGCCAGTCCTTCTCGGAGGCCGCCGCCACCTTCGCCCTCATCGCCATTGGTGACGGGCTCGTGTCCCAGGTGCCTTCGCTGTGCATCGCGGTGGCCGCGGGCCTCGTCGTCACGCGGGTGGCGTCGGAGAAGGAGGAGGACTCGCTCGGGGCGGAGATCGGCTCCCAGTTCTTCGGTGACTTCCGCACGCTGGCCACCGTCGCGGGCCTGTGCGTCGCGCTGGCCTTGATGCCGGGCATGCCGCACATGACCTTCCTCGTCCTGGCTGCGGGCCTCGGAGGGCTCGCTTATGCGCTGCGGCGCAAGGGCCAGGCGCCGGAGAAGGCGCAGTCGAAGGACGGGGCTTCCACCGGGGCGGCGGTGCCGGCCGGAGCCGCGGGCAAGCCTCCCGAAAGCGCGAAGGCACCGGTCGGGGTGACGCCGCTCACGCTGGACCTGTCCGCGCAGCTGACGCCGCTCGCGGAGGCCGACGGAGGCGCCTTCGTGCACACGGTGCTGAACGCCGTGCGCGACGAGCTGTTCTTCGAGCTGGGCGTGCGCATCCCCGGCATCCGGGTGCGGACCCACGCCGCCTACCTGGGGCCCGGCGAGTACCGCATCCTCCTGGACGAAGTGCCCGCCGGTGGCGGCGTGGTGCAGCCTGGAGCCCTGTACGCGCTCGTCCCTCCCGGCGAGCTGGCCTTCCTGGAGGTCCAGGCGGAGGCGGCCGTGGAGCCCGCCAGCGGACGTCCCATCAGCCGCGTGGGGGAGGGGGCCCGCTCCCGGCTGGAGCTGGCCCAGGTGCCGCTGCGCAAGCCGTCGGAGCTCATCGCGGACCACCTGCGGGCCGTGCTGCGCCTGCGCGCCTCCGCGCTGCTGGGGCTCCAGGAGGTGCAGGGGCTGCTGGAAGGGCTGGAGGCCCAGGCTCCCGTGCTGGTGAAGGAGGCGCTGCAGAAGGTGCCGCTGCCGCTGCTGGTGGATGTGCTGCGGCGGCTCGTGCAGGAGCAGGTGAGCATCCGCGACCTGCGCGCCATCCTGGAGGCGCTCGTGGCGCCCACCACCGAAGGGGATGCCACCGCCCTGGCCGAGCGCTGCCGTCAGGCCCTGCACCGCTACCTGAGCCACCAGTTCGCGCCCACGGGCCCGCTGTACGCGTACCTGGTGGATCCGGAAGTGGAGGAGGTGCTGCGCGCCAGCGGCCCCCGGGGGCCCACGCCGGATCCGGAGCGCATCATGGAGATTCTGGAAGGGGTGCGGCACATCGCCAACGGGGGCCGGGCGGTGCTGCTCACGGCCCCGGACATCCGCCGCCCGCTGCGCAAGCTGTGCGAAGGCCCGTTCCCGGACGTGGCGGTGCTCACCTACGGCGAGCTGGACGGGGATCTGCAGATTCGCCCCATCGGCCGGCTGGCGCCGGTCGCCGTGGGGCGGTGA
- a CDS encoding Rne/Rng family ribonuclease: MSSVLVINAAGRETRVALVEGGHIAEFYLERKKDKGVVGNIYKGRVVRVLPGMQAAFVDIGLEKAAFLYVSDVVYDPDFARAQFELTEGEHEDAPEVPTESEADAVELAAATVPDATHALPAGTEAPQAHPEPVLAHDGALALDVQAHAAPQGGAPEASEVASHEAVKPAPEAAPAPRQEAQAASEPTEPTVSMEAPAEGAAQEPQVAVSTAAVAVPLTENGTPEVEAPAVVQETPAEHATASALAESGAAPTTDGAAEPPPHAAALGELIPSPAAESARPAEVSGERRTPREAREAREPRNREGREKDKDKRRQEPPRREKRDEEKEKPKQRKTDKIEDLLKVGQEVVVQISKDPIGTKGARLTSHISIPGRHLVFMPTVDHVGISRRISNEKERRRLREIVDRLRPPGTGFIVRTVAENVPQEKLESDIRFLIEVWNQVVRRNEKRGGPGLLHPDLDLILRATRDLFAHDVEKLVVDDAEEYERIQGFVTAQDPALRDRVVLHETDEPVFDAYGIEQELQRATQRKVWLKSGGYLIIDQAEALTAIDVNSGRYVGKKSLEETITKINVEAAKEIVYQLRLRNIGGIIICDFIDMEKAQNRDKVFKSLQEALGRDKAKTNVLRISELGLVEMTRKRVRESIGRVLHEDCPYCDGKGFVKTATTVAYEIFREIRREAPGYKDSTLVINCNAEVARLLQGEERNELRHLMDRYNKSIQVKAQQNYHREQYDIYGRSATGPEHKVASSPGSGDGELAMQQRRPESTYGGRQEQGRRGGGRDRDRERGGGENRGGGENRGGAERGGERGGERGGGDRREGRRPERGGERGGDRNRGGDRERRGGENRGGERGERSERGERGGGSGGGNNGGGGGSAPPAASGGGSSEPSGGGSEA, from the coding sequence ATGAGCAGTGTGCTCGTCATCAACGCCGCGGGTCGGGAGACCCGGGTAGCCCTCGTCGAGGGCGGCCATATCGCGGAGTTCTACCTCGAGCGTAAGAAGGACAAGGGCGTCGTCGGAAACATCTACAAGGGGCGCGTCGTCCGGGTCCTCCCGGGCATGCAGGCGGCCTTTGTCGACATCGGGTTGGAGAAGGCCGCCTTCCTGTATGTCAGCGACGTCGTCTACGACCCGGACTTCGCCCGCGCGCAATTCGAGCTGACCGAGGGCGAGCACGAGGACGCCCCGGAGGTCCCCACCGAGTCCGAGGCCGACGCGGTGGAGCTCGCCGCCGCCACGGTCCCGGACGCCACGCACGCCCTGCCCGCCGGCACGGAAGCGCCCCAGGCCCACCCGGAGCCGGTGCTGGCCCATGACGGCGCGCTGGCCCTGGACGTCCAGGCCCACGCCGCCCCCCAGGGTGGGGCCCCTGAAGCGTCGGAGGTCGCGTCGCACGAGGCCGTGAAGCCGGCCCCGGAAGCCGCCCCGGCGCCGCGGCAGGAGGCCCAGGCCGCGTCCGAGCCCACCGAGCCCACGGTCTCCATGGAGGCCCCGGCCGAAGGCGCCGCGCAAGAGCCCCAGGTCGCGGTGTCCACCGCCGCCGTGGCGGTGCCGCTGACGGAGAACGGCACGCCCGAAGTGGAAGCCCCCGCGGTGGTGCAGGAGACGCCCGCGGAGCACGCCACCGCCTCCGCCCTCGCCGAGTCCGGCGCGGCGCCCACGACGGACGGCGCCGCCGAGCCGCCGCCGCACGCGGCCGCCCTGGGTGAACTCATCCCCTCCCCCGCCGCGGAGTCCGCCCGTCCCGCCGAGGTGTCCGGCGAGCGCCGCACGCCGCGCGAGGCGCGGGAGGCCCGCGAGCCGCGCAACCGGGAGGGCCGCGAGAAGGACAAGGACAAGCGCCGCCAGGAGCCGCCCCGCCGCGAGAAGCGCGACGAGGAGAAGGAGAAGCCCAAGCAGCGCAAGACGGACAAGATTGAAGACCTGCTGAAGGTGGGCCAGGAGGTGGTGGTCCAGATTTCCAAGGACCCCATCGGCACGAAGGGCGCGCGGCTCACGTCGCACATCTCCATCCCCGGCCGTCACCTGGTGTTCATGCCCACGGTGGACCACGTGGGCATCAGCCGCCGCATCTCCAACGAGAAGGAGCGCCGCCGGCTGCGTGAAATCGTGGACCGGCTGCGGCCGCCCGGCACGGGCTTCATCGTGCGCACCGTGGCGGAGAACGTTCCCCAGGAGAAGCTGGAGAGCGACATCCGGTTCCTCATCGAGGTGTGGAACCAGGTGGTGCGCCGCAACGAGAAGCGCGGCGGACCGGGCCTGCTGCACCCGGACCTGGACCTCATCCTGCGCGCCACGCGCGACCTGTTCGCCCACGACGTGGAGAAGCTCGTCGTGGACGACGCGGAGGAGTACGAGCGCATCCAGGGCTTCGTCACCGCGCAGGACCCGGCGCTGCGCGACCGCGTGGTGCTGCATGAAACCGACGAGCCCGTCTTCGACGCCTACGGCATCGAGCAGGAGCTGCAGCGCGCCACCCAGCGCAAGGTGTGGCTGAAGAGCGGCGGCTACCTCATCATCGACCAGGCGGAGGCGCTCACCGCCATCGACGTCAACTCGGGCCGCTACGTCGGAAAGAAGAGCCTCGAGGAGACCATCACCAAGATCAACGTCGAGGCGGCCAAGGAGATCGTCTACCAGCTCCGGCTGCGCAACATCGGCGGCATCATCATCTGCGACTTCATCGACATGGAGAAGGCGCAGAACCGCGACAAGGTCTTCAAGTCGCTGCAGGAAGCGCTGGGCCGCGACAAGGCCAAGACGAACGTGCTGCGCATCTCCGAGCTGGGCCTGGTGGAGATGACGCGCAAGCGCGTGCGCGAGTCCATTGGCCGCGTGCTGCACGAGGACTGCCCGTACTGCGACGGCAAGGGCTTCGTGAAGACGGCGACCACGGTCGCGTACGAGATCTTCCGGGAGATCCGCCGCGAGGCGCCGGGCTACAAGGACTCCACGCTCGTCATCAACTGCAACGCGGAGGTCGCGCGGCTCCTGCAGGGCGAGGAGCGCAACGAGCTGCGGCACCTGATGGACCGCTACAACAAGTCCATCCAGGTGAAGGCGCAGCAGAACTACCACCGCGAGCAGTACGACATCTACGGCCGGTCGGCCACGGGCCCCGAGCACAAGGTGGCCTCGTCGCCGGGCTCCGGTGACGGCGAGCTGGCGATGCAGCAGCGCCGTCCGGAGAGCACCTACGGAGGCCGTCAGGAACAGGGCCGCCGTGGCGGCGGCCGGGACCGCGACCGTGAGCGTGGCGGCGGAGAGAACCGGGGCGGTGGCGAGAACCGTGGCGGTGCTGAGCGCGGCGGGGAACGCGGAGGCGAGCGCGGCGGCGGAGACCGTCGCGAGGGCCGGCGTCCGGAGCGCGGCGGCGAGCGCGGCGGTGACCGCAACCGGGGTGGAGACCGCGAGCGTCGCGGCGGCGAGAACCGCGGTGGCGAGCGTGGAGAGCGGTCCGAGCGCGGCGAGCGCGGGGGCGGCTCCGGCGGAGGCAACAACGGTGGCGGGGGTGGCAGCGCGCCTCCCGCGGCATCCGGCGGGGGCTCGTCCGAGCCGTCCGGCGGGGGCAGCGAAGCCTGA
- a CDS encoding HU family DNA-binding protein: MLKSDLINILVAKRGVTQKQAEATIETIFESMKDALCRGENIEIRGLGAFHVKNYQGYQGRNPKTGQVIPVKPKRGLLFRTGKELRDRVNRPAPLQAQSDLPPSSEFKGSSGTGTL, translated from the coding sequence ATGCTCAAGTCCGATCTGATCAACATCCTCGTCGCCAAACGAGGCGTGACCCAGAAGCAGGCGGAGGCGACCATCGAGACGATTTTCGAGTCGATGAAGGACGCCCTCTGCCGCGGGGAGAACATCGAGATTCGCGGGCTTGGCGCCTTCCACGTGAAGAACTACCAGGGCTACCAGGGCCGCAACCCGAAGACGGGCCAGGTCATCCCGGTGAAGCCCAAGCGCGGCCTGCTCTTCCGCACCGGCAAGGAGCTGCGCGACCGGGTCAACCGCCCCGCGCCGCTGCAGGCCCAGTCGGACCTGCCGCCCTCCTCCGAGTTCAAGGGCAGCAGCGGCACCGGCACCCTCTAG
- a CDS encoding acylphosphatase: MSTQRRATLRIQGTVQGVSYRESARQEALRLGLSGWVRNRSDGSVEATVEGEPGALEDFIRWCHSGPRLARVTDVARSDGGATGEFRTFTVERTS, encoded by the coding sequence ATGAGCACGCAGCGCCGGGCGACCCTGCGCATCCAGGGCACGGTCCAGGGCGTCTCCTACCGGGAGAGCGCCCGCCAGGAGGCGCTGCGTCTTGGCCTTTCAGGCTGGGTGCGCAACCGGAGCGACGGCTCCGTGGAGGCCACGGTGGAAGGCGAACCGGGCGCGCTGGAAGACTTCATCCGCTGGTGTCACTCGGGTCCCCGCCTGGCGCGCGTCACGGACGTGGCGCGCAGCGACGGCGGGGCCACTGGCGAATTCCGCACCTTCACGGTGGAGCGCACATCATGA
- a CDS encoding EscU/YscU/HrcU family type III secretion system export apparatus switch protein, translated as MSGEKTEQPTAKRLREARRKGQLPRSRMLSSSATTLGGLLGFIAFAPEGFARLRDWTARLMLEQTLAGAWEEGAWVAARLCGPALGGALMASLVVSVATVGFELDARHAAPKLERINPAAGLKRLFSVQPLVELGKALLVAALLALIVWDEVETVGPDALRAAWLDGTRGLEFLVGRLALLVTRLAWVVLGCGAVDYALARRRHRRELMMTREEIKREHKESEGDPRHKGQRKALHRQLAQGGPARGVQKATAVIVNPTHIAVALRYDAGECDAPYLVAKGREQDALALKEEARQQGIPVVRDVPLARSLIHFDVGESIPEELYQAAAVVLRTAMELREPDDRPRRQT; from the coding sequence ATGAGCGGCGAGAAGACGGAACAGCCCACCGCGAAGCGACTGCGGGAGGCGCGGCGCAAAGGCCAGCTTCCTCGCAGCCGGATGTTGTCCTCCAGCGCGACGACGCTGGGCGGACTGTTGGGCTTCATCGCCTTCGCACCCGAAGGCTTCGCGCGGCTGAGGGACTGGACCGCGCGGTTGATGCTGGAGCAGACCCTCGCGGGTGCCTGGGAAGAGGGGGCCTGGGTCGCCGCGCGGCTGTGCGGCCCCGCGTTGGGCGGTGCCCTCATGGCCTCGCTGGTGGTCTCCGTGGCCACCGTGGGCTTCGAACTCGACGCGCGCCATGCCGCGCCGAAGCTCGAGCGGATCAATCCCGCCGCGGGCCTCAAACGCCTCTTCAGCGTCCAGCCACTGGTCGAGCTGGGCAAGGCGCTGCTCGTAGCGGCGCTGCTGGCCCTCATCGTCTGGGATGAAGTGGAGACGGTCGGCCCTGATGCCCTGCGGGCCGCGTGGCTCGATGGCACCCGGGGACTGGAGTTCCTCGTCGGCCGGCTGGCCCTGCTGGTGACGCGACTGGCGTGGGTGGTGCTGGGGTGCGGCGCCGTGGACTACGCGCTCGCCCGGCGCAGGCACCGGCGCGAGCTGATGATGACCCGCGAGGAAATCAAGCGGGAGCACAAGGAGAGCGAGGGCGACCCGCGCCACAAGGGGCAGCGGAAGGCCCTGCATCGCCAACTGGCGCAGGGCGGTCCGGCACGCGGAGTGCAAAAGGCCACCGCCGTGATCGTCAACCCCACGCACATCGCGGTCGCGCTCCGCTACGACGCGGGCGAATGCGACGCGCCCTACCTCGTGGCCAAGGGCCGCGAACAGGACGCGCTCGCGCTCAAGGAGGAGGCGCGCCAGCAGGGCATCCCCGTGGTCCGGGACGTGCCGCTGGCCCGCAGCCTCATCCACTTCGACGTCGGAGAGTCCATCCCCGAGGAGCTGTACCAGGCGGCGGCCGTCGTGTTGCGGACCGCGATGGAGCTGCGCGAGCCGGACGACCGTCCACGGAGACAGACGTGA